The Mesorhizobium sp. INR15 region GCGAGGCCGGTTTGCTGCAGCCGCTCGACACGTCCAAGATATCAGGCTGGAAAGACCTCAATCCCGGCATCATGGCGATGAAGGATCTCGCCACCACCTCGGACGGCAAGGCGTGGTTCATGCCTTGGGACTGGGGCAACACCCAGCTGACCTACAATTCCGACAAGGTCGACGCCAAGGATGTGCAGTCGCTCAAGGCCTTTGCCGATCCGAAGTTCAAGGGCCGGGTGTCGATCGGCGACAATGTCGACGACGCCTACGCGCTGGCGAGCCTCGCCATCGGCCTGAAGGACTGGACCAAGATGACCGACGACCAGTTCAAGCAAGCATCCGACTTCCTGCGCCAGGTGCACAAGAATGTCCGCTCCTACTGGACCGATACGACCGACATCGTGCAGTTGCTGAGCGGCGGCGAAGTCGATCTCGCCTGGGCCTGGAATGACGCGGCGGTGCAGTCGGTCGCGGCCGGTGTGCCGATCAAATCGAAAAAGGATACTGACGAGGGCATCTCGACCTGGGTCTGTGGTTACGTGCTGTTCAAGTACGCCCCCGGCAATGTCGACAAGGCCTATGACTATCTGAACGCCATCAACGACCCGGAAATCGCCAAGGTTCTGGTCAAGGGCTGGGGCTACGGACAGGCCAATGCCAAGGGCATGGCAGGTGTCGATCCGGCGGTTCTGAAGGAAAAGGGCTATGACGACGTACAGAAATTCGTGGACAAGACCCTGTTCCAGTCGCCAGTTCCATCGGACCTCAAGCTCAAAATGATCGCCGAATTCGAGAAGATCAAGGCTGGCTACTAAACCCTCTCTGGCTGGTTCCGTCTGCCCGCCCAGAGGGCCGGCAGACGGGCTCGCCAAAGCCCCGGAATTCTCCTAACCTCGCTATGGTGTTTTTC contains the following coding sequences:
- a CDS encoding ABC transporter substrate-binding protein; amino-acid sequence: MKKLTRRLTLTLALTSVLAASAAALAVAADKDLIVFDWSGYEDPSFHPKYVEKNGDSPTFAFFGDEDEAFEKVRSGFKSDLGHPCSQSVVKWREAGLLQPLDTSKISGWKDLNPGIMAMKDLATTSDGKAWFMPWDWGNTQLTYNSDKVDAKDVQSLKAFADPKFKGRVSIGDNVDDAYALASLAIGLKDWTKMTDDQFKQASDFLRQVHKNVRSYWTDTTDIVQLLSGGEVDLAWAWNDAAVQSVAAGVPIKSKKDTDEGISTWVCGYVLFKYAPGNVDKAYDYLNAINDPEIAKVLVKGWGYGQANAKGMAGVDPAVLKEKGYDDVQKFVDKTLFQSPVPSDLKLKMIAEFEKIKAGY